One Salvia splendens isolate huo1 chromosome 22, SspV2, whole genome shotgun sequence DNA segment encodes these proteins:
- the LOC121787632 gene encoding protein ACCELERATED CELL DEATH 6-like produces the protein MSVPKYPGLLDEEESFETAQTMDPKLYRAIMKDDILEFVRAMECDRQHGPKVSCVQLGPQNKTVLHVATSYGSYEIVKLICKDLPDLVAEKNARGDTAFHIAARAGSSQLVTLLVNSDFAEGGLREKNEEGNSALHEALKYGHEEVARILINRNPVMPYSLNKEGKSLLYLAAGAGFLTIVRLLMDNPVGSYSTGAKHKNKSPVFAAILGHNIDIIKLLWEKDPSMFQLRNSKGKSPLHAAVCMGFTEGVKFLLDRQFEFAYRKDKQGFHPIHSAASKGLVDMIQMMLQHRPDARELLTAHGQNILHVAARSGKYKAVEYMLKRPEMEMLINEKDADGNTPLHLATIYAHPKLVGILARDKRVIPRLLNNNRQMALDIAEEQIEVGLVSFHKRLTCMALRSVDAPRAHKPTSRSTSFKLRDQPETESWRDKINTILLVATVVATVTFQAGFTVPGGNNNTHYDPGIATMLKKVKFQEFVICNTIAMHTSVIVAVTLLWAQLGDPSSMRLALKSAILLLGIALAMMSIAFLAGVYLVVSTLCWLAITVLLISSSFVFALVVLFVPLCFLGSSNRHIFRRLSYYPFCLVLYALRD, from the exons ATGTCAGTGCCCAAATATCCCGGTTTGCTCGATGAAGAGGAGAGCTTTGAGACTGCACAAACCATGGACCCGAAATTATATCGAGCAATCATGAAAGATGACATTCTTGAATTCGTGAGAGCAATGGAATGTGATCGACAGCACGGGCCAAAGGTTTCTTGCGTGCAGTTGGGCCCACAGAATAAGACAGTGCTGCACGTAGCAACAAGCTATGGGAGCTATGAAATTGTCAAACTAATCTGCAAGGACTTACCTGACTTAGTTGCTGAAAAGAATGCCCGAGGTGACACTGCATTTCATATAGCAGCAAGAGCCGGCAGTTCACAACTGGTGACACTGCTAGTCAATTCGGATTTCGCAGAAGGTGGTTTGCGTGAAAAGAACGAGGAAGGGAACTCTGCCCTGCACGAGGCCCTGAAATATGGGCATGAGGAAGTGGCTCGCATTCTGATCAACAGGAACCCAGTGATGCCTTATTCTCTTAACAAGGAAGGTAAGTCTTTGCTTTATCTGGCTGCAGGAGCAGGATTTCTCACCATTGTTAGGCTCCTCATGGACAATCCTGTTGGGAGCTACAGCACAGGtgcaaaacataaaaacaaGTCACCTGTTTTTGCTGCGATACTCGGGCACAACATAG ATATCATTAAGTTGTTGTGGGAAAAGGATCCATCAATGTTTCAGCTGAGAAACAGCAAAGGCAAAAGTCCACTTCACGCAGCTGTATGCATGGGATTTACAGAAGGGGTCAAGTTCTTACTAGACAGACAGTTTGAATTTGCTTACCGGAAAGATAAACAAGGCTTTCATCCCATCCACTCAGCAGCCAGCAAAGGGCTTGTAGATATGATCCAGATGATGCTTCAGCATCGGCCAGATGCAAGGGAGCTGCTAACTGCACACGGTCAGAATATACTGCACGTAGCTGCTAGAAGTGGAAAATACAAAGCAGTGGAGTATATGCTTAAAAGGCCAGAGATGGAGATGCTTATTAATGAAAAAGATGCTGATGGGAACACGCCTTTACACCTTGCAACCATTTATGCGCATCCAAAGCTGGTTGGCATTCTTGCAAGGGACAAAAGAGTGATTCCTAGGTTGTTAAATAACAACCGCCAGATGGCACTTGACATCGCCGAGGAACAAATTGAAGTGGGACTGGTTTCATTTCACAAG AGGCTTACCTGCATGGCCTTGAGATCAGTTGATGCCCCACGAGCGCATAAACCAACTTCCAGAAGCACGAGTTTTAAGCTCAGAGACCAACCGGAGACAGAAAGTTGGAGAGACAAGATAAATACCATTCTGCTGGTTGCCACGGTGGTCGCAACTGTTACATTTCAAGCAGGTTTCACTGTGCCTGGTGGTAATAACAATACACATTATGACCCAGGTATCGCAACCATGCTTAAAAAGGTAAAGTTTCAGGAGTTTGTGATTTGCAACACCATAGCAATGCATACCTCTGTCATTGTTGCTGTCACTCTACTGTGGGCACAATTGGGAGACCCTAGTTCCATGCGTCTAGCTTTGAAGTCGGCTATTCTTCTGCTGGGAATAGCTCTTGCTATGATGTCTATAGCATTCTTGGCCGGTGTCTACCTAGTTGTCAGCACACTCTGCTGGCTTGCAATAACCGTCCTCCTCATAAGCTCGAGCTTTGTCTTTGCATTGGTTGTGCTGTTCGTTCCTCTATGCTTCCTCGGCTCATCAAACCGCCACATATTCCGCCGTCTCTCATACTATCCATTCTGTCTTGTGCTATACGCACTCAGAGACTAG
- the LOC121785715 gene encoding histone H4, with product MSGRGKGGKGLGKGGAKRHRKVLRDNIQGITKPAIRRLARRGGVKRISGLIYEETRGVLKIFLENVIRDAVTYTEHARRKTVTAMDVVYALKRQGRTLYGFGG from the coding sequence ATGTCTGGGCGGGGCAAGGGCGGCAAGGGTTTGGGGAAGGGCGGAGCGAAGCGCCACCGCAAGGTCCTCCGCGATAACATCCAGGGCATCACGAAGCCGGCCATCCGCCGTCTGGCTCGCCGTGGCGGCGTCAAGCGCATCAGCGGGCTGATCTACGAGGAGACTCGCGGAGTGCTGAAGATCTTCCTCGAGAACGTCATCCGCGACGCCGTTACCTACACTGAGCACGCTCGCCGCAAGACGGTGACGGCGATGGACGTCGTCTATGCTCTGAAGAGGCAGGGGCGCACTCTGTACGGATTTGGCGGTTGA
- the LOC121785822 gene encoding tetraspanin-19-like yields MGRMTRSCVQSLLKLFNSLLGMAGIAMIIYSLWMFRVWLHTDESMNFPVPWFIYTILGLGVSLCVITCSGHIAAETANGCCLYIYMAFVFMIFLLEAAVTTDVFLNHDWQEDFPADATGNLDRLKDFIKDNFDICKWIGLSMVAVQGLSMLLAMVLKALGPHSEKYYESDDEYLPDRGPLLKNYVPPQSYGSEPAYGVKSDSWSARINSKVKK; encoded by the exons atgggtCGAATGACGCGCAGCTGCGTTCAATCTCTTCTGAAGCTGTTCAATTCGCTCCTCGGAATGGCCGGAATCGCCATGATCATCTACTCGCTCTGGATGTTTAGAGTCTGGCTCCACACCGACGAATCTATGAACTTCCCCGTCCCATG GTTTATATACACTATTTTGGGGCTTGGTGTTAGTTTGTGCGTCATCACATGCTCCGGTCACATTGCTGCTGAGACTGCCAATGGCTGTTGCTTGTACATT TACATGGCTTTTGTCTTCATGATTTTTCTGCTGGAAGCTGCAGTTACTACAGATGTATTCTTAAACCACGACTGGCAAGAG GACTTCCCAGCAGATGCAACTGGAAATCTCGATAGGTTGAAGGACTTTATCAAGGACAATTTTGACATTTGCAAATGGATTGGCTTGTCAATGGTTGCTGTGCAG GGACTAAGCATGTTGCTGGCTATGGTACTCAAAGCTTTAGGTCCACATTCTGAAAAATACTATGAAAGTGATGATGAGTATCTACCAGATAGGGGGCCCCTGCTGAAGAATTATGTCCCTCCACAATCATATGGTAGTGAACCGGCATACGGTGTGAAAAGTGATTCTTGGAGTGCTAGGATCAACAGTAAG gtaaagaaataa
- the LOC121785823 gene encoding uncharacterized protein LOC121785823 has translation MAISATMFGALLGMGTQMYSNALRKLPYMRHPWEHVLGMGLGALFVNQLIKFDAKAQEDLDKLLIKAKQANERRYFDDDEE, from the exons ATGGCAATCAGCGCGACTATGTTTGGAGCCCTACTGGGAATGGGGACCCAGATGTACTCTAACGCTCTCCGCAAGCTCCCTTACATGCGTC ATCCGTGGGAACATGTGCTGGGGATGGGTTTGGGGGCGCTATTTGTTAACCAATTGATCAAGTTCGATGCAAAGGCTCAGGAGGATCTTGACAAATTACTCATCAAGGCCAAACAAGCCAACGAACGTCGCTACTTTG atgatgatgaagaataa